A section of the Mangifera indica cultivar Alphonso unplaced genomic scaffold, CATAS_Mindica_2.1 Un_0013, whole genome shotgun sequence genome encodes:
- the LOC123205728 gene encoding fatty acyl-CoA reductase 2, chloroplastic-like produces MSSFSIEEQNKIEKTCKNGIGILEFLPAKNYFVTGATGFLGKAIIEKLLRAAPNVCKIYLLIKAENEEAALERIKTEIIDSNLFNLVRDMHEKSYQDFLLSKVVPIPGNIGESNLGMDPHLMMEIAKEVDVIINSAANTTFDERFDVAVNMNTRGPSRVLDFAKKCKKLCCFIHVSTAYVNIENVGETLNPKSSPLLHPPLDVDAEVKLALDSNLAFHGDEEIARKMKEMGLERARSYGWKNVYEFSKAMGEIIIDKNREEIPVAIVRPSIIESTFEEPFPGWIQGFRMVDPFILAVGKGYLPAFINPETVVDIVPVDMVVNAIISTMAKHGITRKPGLNIYHITSSRVNPVMMKFLFDTFYEHFKSSPIRDMNGKEVKIKRVKFVSSSKEIFSLISKENITKDTNVSPELERKLREKKIEQIRDLMQMYEPYLSSQWFESSDTFKLWEAMSLEEQLSFGFDVKRLDWKYYFSKVHIPGVRKYVFESKLRPKL; encoded by the exons ATGAGCTCTTTCTCCATTGAAGAACAGAATAAAATAGAGAAAACTTGTAAGAATGGCATTGGCATTCTTGAGTTTCTTCCTGCCAAGAACTATTTCGTTACTGGTGCCACGGGTTTCCTAGGCAAAG ccaTAATTGAGAAGCTATTACGAGCAGCACCCAACGTTTGCAAGATTTATCTCTTAATCAAAGCAGAAAACGAAGAAGCTGCAttagaaagaataaaaactgAA aTAATAGATTCAAATCTGTTCAACTTGGTGAGAGATATGCATGAGAAATCTTACCAAGATTTCCTGTTAAGTAAGGTGGTTCCTATTCCCGGAAATATTGGTGAATCAAATCTTGGCATGGATCCTCATTTAATGATGGAAATAGCAAAAGAGGTAGATGTAATCATAAATTCAGCAGCCAATACAACATTCGATGAGAG ATTTGATGTAGCTGTAAACATGAACACAAGAGGGCCATCTCGAGTACTTGATTTTGCAAAGAAGTGCAAGAAACTTTGTTGTTTCATACATGTATCAACTG CATATGTTAATATAGAAAACGTCGGAGAGACTCTCAACCCCAAAAGCTCACCATTATTACACCCTCCTCTGGATGTTGATGCTGAAGTGAAGTTGGCTTTGGATTCAAATCTTGCTTTTCATGGAGATGAAGAAATAGCTcggaaaatgaaagaaatgggTTTAGAAAG GGCTAGAAGTTACGGGTGGAAAAATGTTTATGAATTTAGCAAGGCAATGGgagaaataataattgataagaATAGAGAAGAAATCCCAGTTGCTATTGTTCGTCCAAGTATTATTGAAAGCACTTTTGAAGAGCCTTTCCCTGGATGGATACAAGGGTTCAG AATGGTTGATCCATTCATTTTGGCTGTCGGAAAAGGCTACCTCCCTGCCTTCATAAACCCTGAGACAGTCGTAGATATA GTTCCAGTTGATATGGTTGTGAATGCAATTATTTCTACAATGGCAAAGCATGGAATTACTAGGAAACCAGGGCTTAACATCTACCACATTACGTCTTCTAGAGTAAATCCAGTGATGATGAAATTCTTATTTGACACGTTCTATGAACATTTCAAGTCCTCTCCAATCAGGGACATGAATGGAAAAGAAGTGAAGATTAAAAGAGTCAAATTTGTTAGCTCATCGAAAGAAATCTTCTCACTTATCTCTAAAGAGAATATCACAAAAGATACGAATGTTTCTCCAgaacttgaaagaaaattacGTGAGAAAAAAATAGAGCAAATTAGAGACTTGATGCAGATGTATGAACCATATTTATCTTCACAATG GTTTGAAAGCAGCGATACCTTCAAATTGTGGGAAGCCATGTCTTTAGAAGAACAGTTGAGTTTTGGATTTGACGTTAAGAGGTTGGATTGGAAGTACtatttttccaaagttcatattcCAGGTGTAAGGAAATATGTATTCGAAAGTAAATTGAGGCCaaaattgtaa
- the LOC123205706 gene encoding fatty acyl-CoA reductase 2, chloroplastic-like has protein sequence MAHDIYYLRSKEGLLSKVVPIPGNIGESNLGMDPDLMMEIAQEVDVIINSAANTTFDERFDVAVNINTRGPSRVLDFAKKCKKLCCFIHISTENVVETLNPKSSPLLHPPVDVDAEVKLALDSNLAFHGDEEMARKMKETGLER, from the exons ATGGCACATGACATATATTACTTAAGAAGCAAAGAGGGACTCTTAAGTAAGGTGGTTCCTATTCCGGGAAATATTGGTGAATCAAATCTTGGTATGGATCCTGATTTAATGATGGAAATAGCACAAGAGGTAGATGTAATCATAAATTCAGCAGCCAATACAACATTTGATGAGAG ATTTGATGTAGCCGTAAACATAAACACAAGAGGGCCATCTCGAGTACTTGATTTTGCAAAGAAGTGCAAGAAACTTTGTTGTTTCATACATATATCAACTG AAAACGTCGTAGAGACTCTCAACCCCAAAAGCTCACCATTATTACACCCTCCTGTGGATGTTGATGCTGAAGTGAAGTTAGCTTTGGATTCGAATCTTGCTTTTCATGGAGATGAAGAAATGGCTCGGAAAATGAAAGAAACGGGTTTAGAAAGGTGA
- the LOC123205707 gene encoding fatty acyl-CoA reductase 2, chloroplastic-like gives MDPDLMMEIAQEVDAVINSAANTTFDERFLLIFHNCWDIQVHFIYTNGWITQGRFDAAVNINTRGPSRVLDFAKKCKKLCCFIHISTENVVETLNPKSSPLLHPPVDVDAEVKLALDSNLAFHGDEEMARENERNGFRKVQDLENQE, from the exons ATGGATCCTGATTTAATGATGGAAATAGCACAAGAGGTAGATGCAGTCATAAATTCAGCAGCCAATACAACATTTGATGAGAGGTTCCTCCTCATCTTTCATAATTGTTGGGATATCCaagttcattttatatatactaatggTTGGATTACTCAAGGTAGATTTGATGCAGCTGTAAACATAAACACAAGAGGGCCATCTCGAGTACTTGATTTTGCAAAGAAGTGCAAGAAACTTTGTTGTTTCATACATATATCAACTG AAAACGTCGTAGAGACTCTCAACCCCAAAAGCTCACCATTATTACACCCTCCTGTGGATGTTGATGCTGAAGTGAAGTTAGCTTTGGATTCGAATCTTGCTTTTCATGGAGATGAAGAAATGGCTCGGGAAAATGAAAGAAACGGGTTTAGAAAG GTTCAAGACCTGGAAAATCAAGAATGA